One Phoenix dactylifera cultivar Barhee BC4 chromosome 14, palm_55x_up_171113_PBpolish2nd_filt_p, whole genome shotgun sequence DNA window includes the following coding sequences:
- the LOC103699109 gene encoding recQ-mediated genome instability protein 1-like, with protein sequence MQAPRHILSTVNLASSETVAGGTIFEECVVPQNARNITEEFTSRHVRVTAEEEFVAAHVEGNITEEPISANDRPDTEPNLSSGAASDVENSLASDMVDAVGEVEHRLILSGEREIPFTYLASLLAKWTTQKDNTPFIQGKIKCFLTGVKGFHFKQRSSFELHVYVDDGSLISEVLIDHNVVKNGIGHSPEEVTVALSSSDKKTVTDMRETMKKFQLFLAKFEGTMLVEVNGNSPLPVVLEMNQSCSTSDAWLLLQRLKKFTAPQNKQHNHLKPIDLSP encoded by the exons ATGCAAGCACCAAGACATATTTTATCTA CTGTTAATTTGGCTAGTTCTGAGACTGTTGCCGGAGGAACCATTTTTGAAGAATGTGTTGTTCCACAAAATGCAAGAAACATCACCGAGGAATTTACTAGTCGACATGTTCGAGTAACGGCTGAAGAAGAGTTTGTTGCTGCCCATGTCGAAGGAAACATTACAGAAGAACCTATTTCTGCGAACGATAGACCAGATACTGAACCTAATTTATCCTCGGGCGCTGCTTCAGATGTGGAAAATTCTCTTGCCTCAGACATGGTGGATGCTGTTGGCGAAGTGGAGCATCGACTCATTCTAAGTGGTGAAAGGGAAATTCCTTTCACATACCTGGCATCTTTGCTGGCAAAATGGACCACCCAGAAGGACAACACACCATTCATTCAAGGGaaaatcaag TGCTTTTTGACCGGCGTCAAGGGGTTCCACTTCAAACAACGGAGTTCATTTGAGCTCCATGTATATGTTGATGATGGGAGTCTCATATCTGAGGTGCTCATTGACCACAAT GTTGTAAAGAATGGTATTGGCCATTCTCCTGAGGAGGTCACTGTGGCTCTTTCTTCATCAGATAAGAAAACAGTAACAGATATGAGGGAGACCATGAAAAAATTCCAGCTTTTCTTGGCTAAATTTGAG GGTACAATGTTGGTGGAGGTCAATGGAAACTCTCCTCTTCCTGTTGTCCTGGAGATGAACCAGAGCTGTTCAACATCTGATGCCTGGTTGCTCCTTCAAAGACTGAAGAAGTTTACTGCTCCTCAAAATAAACAACATAACCATTTGAAGCCTATTGATTTATCTCCGTGA